A genomic stretch from Serratia entomophila includes:
- a CDS encoding HlyD family type I secretion periplasmic adaptor subunit encodes MSTPLSAPTTSLEETLPQDERKYTRLGWLVLAIGLLGSFIWAAFAPLDKGVVSAGSVIVSGNRKTVQAPAGGIIKSIKVKEGDKVKAGEVLVQLSQIQAQAQVDSLSDQYYTTLASEARLIAERDGLNAITFSPVLEKLRNQPRVAEILTLQQQLFTSRRQGLKSEIDGYRQSIEGMRYQLKGLQDSRANKAIQQASLREQMNSMKQLASDGYLPRNRYLEIQRQFAEVNSSIDETLGQIGQLQKQLQESQQRIDQRNADYQREVRTQLAQTQMDASEYRNRLDTATFDLGNTSITSPVDGTVVGLNIFTLGGVVGAGDHLMDVVPSEASLVVDARLKVELVDKVGQGLPVDLMFTAFNQNKTPKIPGEVTLISADRLVDKATGEPYYQMQATVTPQGMKMLSGLDIKPGMPVEVFVKTGSRSMLSYLFKPIMDRARTSLSEE; translated from the coding sequence ATGTCTACGCCACTTAGCGCGCCAACAACGTCTTTGGAGGAAACGCTTCCCCAGGATGAGCGGAAATACACCCGTTTGGGTTGGCTGGTGCTGGCCATTGGCCTGCTTGGCTCTTTCATTTGGGCGGCTTTTGCGCCGCTGGACAAAGGCGTGGTTTCCGCCGGTTCGGTGATTGTTTCCGGCAACCGTAAAACGGTGCAGGCCCCGGCCGGCGGCATTATCAAAAGCATCAAGGTTAAAGAAGGCGACAAGGTCAAGGCCGGTGAAGTGCTGGTTCAGCTCAGCCAGATCCAGGCGCAGGCGCAGGTGGATTCGTTGAGCGATCAGTATTACACCACGCTGGCCAGCGAGGCGCGCCTGATCGCCGAACGGGACGGCCTGAACGCCATCACATTCTCTCCGGTGCTGGAAAAACTGCGCAACCAGCCGCGGGTCGCCGAAATATTGACGCTGCAGCAGCAGCTGTTCACCTCCCGCCGCCAGGGGCTGAAAAGCGAAATTGACGGCTACCGGCAGTCGATCGAAGGCATGCGTTATCAGTTAAAAGGGCTGCAGGACTCGCGGGCGAACAAAGCAATCCAGCAGGCCAGCCTGCGCGAGCAGATGAACAGCATGAAGCAGCTGGCCAGCGATGGTTATTTGCCGCGCAACCGCTATTTGGAAATTCAGCGGCAGTTTGCCGAAGTGAACAGCAGCATCGATGAAACCCTGGGGCAAATCGGTCAGTTGCAAAAACAGCTGCAGGAATCGCAGCAGCGCATCGATCAGCGCAACGCCGACTACCAGCGCGAAGTGCGCACCCAGCTGGCGCAAACCCAGATGGACGCCAGCGAATACCGCAACCGTCTGGACACCGCCACCTTTGATCTGGGCAATACCTCGATCACGTCTCCGGTGGACGGCACCGTGGTGGGGCTGAACATCTTTACCCTGGGCGGCGTGGTCGGCGCCGGCGACCACCTGATGGATGTGGTGCCGAGCGAGGCTTCGCTGGTGGTTGACGCCCGGCTGAAGGTGGAGCTGGTCGACAAGGTTGGGCAAGGGTTGCCGGTGGATCTGATGTTCACGGCGTTCAACCAAAACAAAACGCCGAAAATTCCGGGCGAGGTCACGCTGATTTCGGCCGACCGCCTGGTGGATAAGGCGACCGGCGAACCCTATTACCAGATGCAGGCGACGGTGACGCCGCAGGGAATGAAAATGTTGTCCGGGCTGGATATCAAACCCGGTATGCCGGTTGAGGTGTTCGTTAAAACGGGTTCGCGTTCGATGCTGAGCTATCTGTTCAAGCCGATTATGGACCGCGCCCGCACGTCGTTGTCTGAGGAGTGA
- a CDS encoding queuosine precursor transporter has protein sequence MEPNQKFKLLGFTRHGTIAANVMVLATGKTITMGLNELADSEISEDLSRHELQALYRKLYGNNQQQTAYELSDRHERSWYAYLIITVALSVIYIFSTLCGVKPIQIPVLNLITPPAIFIYPLTFILVDILNEFYGLRLARRTIIISFMANLIFVLGVWVTTLVPAIPQWEYSETYNGIVHSIMAVLVASSAAYLISENVNSYLLCKIKELTNSRYLFVRVITSTVVASAIDSVVFCTLAFYNVLSWDIIKTMILSQFMIKVVYALVGVGPIYAARSLFNRYINTDLARSNEYAYQKTR, from the coding sequence ATGGAACCGAATCAAAAGTTCAAACTGTTGGGTTTTACCCGGCATGGCACCATCGCTGCCAATGTCATGGTATTGGCCACCGGCAAGACCATCACCATGGGGCTGAACGAACTGGCCGACAGTGAAATATCGGAAGATCTGAGCCGGCATGAACTGCAGGCGCTGTATCGCAAACTCTACGGCAACAATCAGCAGCAAACCGCCTACGAGCTCAGCGACCGCCACGAACGCTCCTGGTATGCCTACCTGATCATTACCGTGGCGCTCAGCGTGATCTATATCTTCTCAACGCTGTGCGGCGTTAAACCGATTCAAATCCCCGTCCTGAACCTTATTACGCCCCCGGCTATTTTTATTTACCCCCTCACCTTTATCCTGGTGGATATCCTGAACGAGTTTTACGGGCTGCGGCTGGCCAGGCGAACCATCATCATCTCGTTTATGGCCAACCTGATCTTCGTGCTGGGCGTCTGGGTCACCACGCTGGTGCCGGCCATTCCGCAGTGGGAATACAGCGAAACCTATAACGGCATCGTGCACAGCATCATGGCGGTGCTGGTGGCGTCATCCGCCGCCTATCTGATCTCCGAGAACGTCAATTCCTACCTACTGTGCAAGATCAAAGAGCTGACTAACTCCCGCTACCTGTTCGTGCGCGTCATCACCAGCACCGTGGTGGCTTCGGCCATCGACAGCGTGGTGTTCTGCACCCTGGCGTTTTACAACGTTCTGAGCTGGGACATCATCAAAACCATGATCCTGTCGCAGTTTATGATCAAAGTGGTCTACGCCCTGGTGGGCGTGGGGCCGATTTACGCCGCCCGCAGCCTGTTTAACCGCTATATCAATACCGATCTTGCCAGGAGCAATGAATATGCATATCAAAAAACAAGATAA
- a CDS encoding helix-turn-helix domain-containing protein, which produces MKTTNAQRKINIIKNIEYLMRTRGETKASFSNRSGLTRTTIYKILDGRVNNVQQATVNRISDFFGVSCEEIEDYDLEKLEQLNETLSTEGNKNPSAIPVIPQSQFLTVSQRKIGQLVTEFPLTYFFGDESNMLAMKIETEIKGSFIPGEILIIKRPPVLVCDSPLLYHSGKNGFFVVNDKEYSGMDKFPQDSVQFLGYIVGERL; this is translated from the coding sequence ATGAAGACCACCAACGCACAGCGCAAAATCAACATCATTAAAAATATTGAATATCTGATGCGCACCCGGGGTGAGACCAAGGCTTCCTTTTCTAACCGCAGCGGGCTGACGCGCACCACCATTTATAAAATCCTCGATGGCCGGGTCAATAACGTTCAACAGGCCACCGTAAACCGAATTTCAGATTTCTTCGGCGTTTCCTGCGAAGAGATCGAAGACTACGATCTGGAAAAGCTGGAGCAGCTCAACGAAACGCTGTCGACGGAAGGCAACAAGAACCCCTCCGCGATCCCGGTTATTCCGCAATCGCAGTTTTTAACCGTTTCCCAGCGCAAGATAGGCCAGCTGGTCACGGAGTTCCCTTTGACTTATTTCTTTGGAGATGAGTCAAATATGTTGGCAATGAAAATAGAAACCGAAATCAAAGGTTCATTTATCCCTGGCGAGATCCTCATTATCAAACGGCCGCCGGTACTGGTTTGCGATTCTCCATTATTGTATCACTCGGGAAAAAACGGCTTCTTTGTGGTTAACGACAAAGAATACAGCGGCATGGATAAATTCCCTCAGGACTCCGTGCAATTCCTGGGTTATATCGTTGGAGAAAGGCTATAA
- a CDS encoding GNAT family N-acetyltransferase, which produces MNINVTDQPNPQDEEFIIDSLWAHNDKTQPVDIHPLFLTVTDDDGQIVAGLVARTWWGGLEVQYLWVGDQYRSSGYGRQLMLQAEEEARKRGCHMAYVDTFDFQARGFYEKLGYRVYGDLSGYAHRHTRHYLAKDL; this is translated from the coding sequence ATGAATATCAACGTGACCGACCAGCCAAACCCGCAAGACGAAGAGTTCATTATCGACAGCCTGTGGGCCCACAACGATAAAACCCAGCCCGTCGACATTCACCCGCTATTCCTGACCGTTACCGACGACGACGGCCAGATTGTCGCCGGCCTGGTCGCCCGCACCTGGTGGGGCGGTCTTGAGGTGCAATATCTCTGGGTCGGCGATCAATACCGCAGCAGCGGCTATGGCCGCCAGCTAATGCTGCAGGCCGAAGAAGAAGCCCGCAAACGCGGCTGCCACATGGCCTATGTGGATACCTTCGATTTCCAGGCCCGGGGTTTTTACGAGAAGCTGGGTTACCGGGTCTATGGCGATTTGTCCGGCTATGCGCATCGGCATACCCGCCACTACCTGGCTAAAGACCTTTAA
- a CDS encoding helix-turn-helix transcriptional regulator, which yields MDSSHKNNEYYFKGLITMMEHLSDPWGIKDQQSRHLYMNKAAYLYTNTPLNFDVAGKYDHEFPAVWAECAADFIEHDKMTEASRDRVSVIETHYWYGKDSLTPFISEKLPVYNDDKQVIGVMWNAKPMNSLSPLKYINQQKPSVLTTEVNNDLFTRAELDVIFLMLQRFTVKEIAKIYNVSNKTIENRIYNIYQKANVHTQQQFEEFCKYASLDNYIPDRLIAKGIQFI from the coding sequence ATGGATTCCTCCCATAAAAATAATGAATATTATTTTAAGGGCCTCATTACCATGATGGAGCACCTGAGCGACCCCTGGGGCATCAAAGACCAGCAGTCTCGCCACCTCTACATGAACAAGGCTGCCTACCTCTATACCAACACGCCGCTGAATTTTGACGTTGCCGGCAAATATGATCACGAGTTCCCCGCCGTCTGGGCCGAATGCGCTGCCGATTTCATCGAGCACGACAAAATGACCGAGGCGTCGCGCGATCGCGTCTCGGTGATAGAAACCCACTATTGGTACGGGAAAGACAGCCTGACGCCGTTTATCAGTGAGAAACTGCCGGTATACAACGATGATAAGCAGGTGATCGGCGTGATGTGGAACGCCAAGCCGATGAACAGCCTGTCACCGTTAAAATACATTAACCAGCAAAAACCCAGCGTGTTGACGACCGAGGTGAATAATGACCTGTTCACCCGTGCCGAACTCGACGTAATATTTTTGATGCTTCAGCGGTTCACCGTTAAAGAGATCGCAAAAATATACAACGTCAGTAATAAAACGATAGAAAATCGAATATATAACATTTATCAAAAGGCCAACGTCCATACGCAGCAACAGTTTGAAGAGTTTTGCAAATACGCCAGCCTGGATAACTATATTCCCGATCGCCTGATAGCCAAAGGCATCCAGTTCATTTGA
- a CDS encoding cytosine permease yields the protein MIKIEDYPLSRVPQDKRVSFLSVAIVHMGMLTALDQFMLGAVLGNAMTLADAFSAIFIGSLIFGVVTYGLGLAGMREGISGSLLARWCGFGRLGSVLIGVVVAVSLLGWFGIQNAIFAKSLDFALGNKLGFGLAAGLSGSLLTILVAFGFKALRIAARIAVPMFIMLVAFISVTALSGHNLQEIIQLAPPGEPLTISAGITIVVGGAIVASLMTPDLTRYSKNGKHVLGVTIFTIVAGEFVVNGLAILIAKTLGTADVVTIMSQAAGGAGLLVVVFSTLRVNDLNLYSSSLGIVNAVEGITGKKLKYTYTTLVIGILGTTLSVLGILDRFVDFLTVLGVVFPPIIGIMLVDYYLLRSSRKILDDSRRAGKLPDETPTIGWAAIGASILGGIVGLATEWGVPTINSLLAASLLYWAFKLAFSRTQKPAATSDTP from the coding sequence GTGATTAAGATTGAAGATTATCCGCTCAGCCGAGTGCCGCAGGATAAAAGAGTCTCGTTTTTAAGCGTGGCCATCGTGCATATGGGCATGCTGACCGCCCTCGATCAATTTATGCTCGGCGCAGTGCTTGGCAACGCCATGACCCTGGCCGACGCCTTCAGCGCCATTTTCATCGGCAGCCTGATCTTCGGCGTAGTGACTTACGGCCTGGGCCTGGCCGGCATGCGCGAAGGCATTTCCGGCAGCCTGTTGGCGCGCTGGTGCGGGTTCGGCCGCCTGGGTTCGGTACTGATCGGCGTGGTGGTGGCCGTCAGCCTGCTGGGTTGGTTCGGCATCCAGAACGCCATCTTCGCCAAATCGCTCGATTTCGCCCTGGGCAACAAGCTGGGGTTTGGCCTGGCCGCCGGGTTGTCCGGCAGCCTGCTGACTATTTTGGTCGCCTTCGGTTTCAAGGCGCTGCGCATTGCCGCGCGCATTGCGGTGCCGATGTTCATCATGCTAGTGGCCTTTATCTCCGTCACCGCCCTGTCCGGGCATAATCTGCAGGAAATCATTCAGCTGGCGCCGCCGGGCGAACCTCTGACCATCAGCGCCGGCATCACCATCGTCGTCGGCGGTGCCATTGTCGCCAGCCTGATGACGCCCGACCTGACCCGTTACTCCAAAAATGGCAAACACGTACTGGGCGTGACGATTTTCACCATCGTCGCCGGCGAGTTTGTGGTCAACGGCCTGGCTATCCTGATAGCCAAAACGCTGGGCACGGCGGACGTGGTGACCATTATGTCCCAGGCGGCGGGCGGCGCAGGCTTACTGGTGGTGGTGTTCTCCACCCTGCGCGTCAACGATCTCAACCTGTACTCTTCCTCGCTCGGCATCGTCAACGCGGTCGAAGGCATTACCGGCAAGAAGCTGAAATACACCTATACCACGCTGGTTATCGGCATTTTGGGCACCACGCTGTCGGTGCTGGGCATTTTGGACCGCTTCGTGGATTTCCTGACCGTGCTCGGCGTGGTGTTCCCACCGATTATCGGCATTATGCTGGTGGATTATTATCTGCTGCGCAGCAGCCGCAAGATCCTGGATGACAGCCGCCGCGCCGGCAAACTGCCGGATGAAACCCCCACTATCGGCTGGGCGGCGATCGGCGCCAGCATCCTGGGCGGCATCGTCGGGTTGGCCACCGAGTGGGGCGTGCCGACCATCAACTCACTGCTGGCGGCCAGCCTGCTCTACTGGGCGTTCAAGCTGGCATTCAGCCGCACGCAAAAACCGGCCGCCACCTCAGATACCCCGTAA
- a CDS encoding type I secretion system permease/ATPase, with translation MNLHQYIGSNEIADVIRTRSKVFWTVGIFTAFINLLMLVPSVYMLQVYDRVLPSRNEITLLMLTLIMLGMYAMMALLEYVRSMVVIRIGSQLDMRLNTRVYTAAFEANLKNGSSDAGQMLGDLTTVRQFLTGNALFAFFDAPWFPIYLLVIFLFNPWLGLFALVGSLILIALAVANEMVSKKPLGEASKLSIMSGGLASANLRNAEVIEALGMLPNLKRRWFSLHSRFLNSQRVASERAATVTSITKFVRLSLQSLVLGLGGWLAIDGHITPGMMIAGSILMGRTLAPIEQVINVWKSWSAAKLSYNRLVKLLEQHPERGTGMSLPRPAGALSVEGITATPPGSKGEAVLHNVSFAVQPGDVLGIIGPSASGKSTLARLLVGIWPVSEGIVRLDTADIYQWNKDELGPHIGYLPQDIELFAGSIAENIARFNDIDAEKVIEAAKLAGVHELILRFPQGYDSLIGNGGAGLSGGQKQRIGLARALYGDPALVVLDEPNSNLDDAGERALNQAIQFLQQRNKTVILITHRTNLLSMTNKLLLLTNGVVNAFGPTQQVLTALANAQKQQQAAAAVSAPVKNEGDFVKTQTH, from the coding sequence ATGAATTTGCATCAATATATTGGCAGCAACGAAATTGCGGACGTCATACGGACACGCAGTAAAGTCTTCTGGACCGTCGGTATCTTTACCGCATTTATCAACTTATTAATGCTGGTCCCTTCTGTCTATATGCTGCAAGTCTACGACCGGGTGTTACCTTCCCGGAACGAGATAACGCTCCTGATGCTGACCCTCATCATGTTGGGAATGTACGCCATGATGGCGCTGCTGGAATACGTGCGCAGCATGGTGGTCATTCGCATCGGCAGCCAACTGGATATGCGCCTGAACACTCGCGTATATACCGCAGCCTTTGAGGCCAATTTAAAAAACGGCTCGTCAGACGCCGGGCAAATGCTGGGCGATCTCACTACGGTGCGCCAGTTCCTGACCGGCAATGCGCTGTTCGCGTTTTTTGACGCGCCCTGGTTCCCGATTTATCTGCTGGTGATCTTTTTGTTCAACCCCTGGCTTGGGTTGTTCGCCCTGGTGGGTTCTTTGATCCTGATAGCCCTGGCTGTCGCCAATGAGATGGTTTCCAAAAAACCACTGGGCGAAGCCAGCAAACTGTCGATCATGTCCGGCGGGCTGGCCAGTGCCAACCTGCGCAACGCCGAAGTGATCGAAGCGTTGGGCATGCTGCCGAACCTGAAACGCCGCTGGTTTTCACTGCACAGCCGTTTCCTGAACAGCCAGCGGGTCGCCAGCGAGCGCGCCGCGACCGTCACCTCGATCACCAAGTTCGTGCGCCTTTCCCTGCAGTCTCTGGTGCTGGGGCTGGGCGGCTGGTTGGCCATCGACGGCCACATCACCCCCGGCATGATGATCGCCGGTTCGATCCTGATGGGGCGCACCCTGGCGCCGATCGAACAGGTGATCAACGTCTGGAAAAGCTGGAGCGCGGCCAAGCTGTCGTACAACCGGCTGGTCAAGCTGCTGGAACAGCACCCTGAACGCGGCACCGGCATGTCTCTGCCGCGTCCGGCCGGCGCGCTGTCGGTTGAAGGCATTACCGCCACGCCGCCGGGCTCGAAGGGGGAAGCGGTGTTGCATAACGTCAGCTTTGCCGTGCAGCCGGGCGACGTGCTGGGCATCATCGGGCCGAGCGCCTCGGGGAAATCCACGCTGGCGCGCCTGCTGGTCGGCATCTGGCCGGTATCGGAAGGCATAGTACGCCTGGATACGGCGGACATTTACCAGTGGAACAAGGACGAGCTGGGGCCGCACATCGGCTACCTGCCGCAGGACATTGAGCTGTTTGCCGGCAGCATCGCCGAGAACATTGCGCGTTTCAACGACATCGACGCGGAAAAAGTGATCGAGGCGGCCAAGCTGGCCGGGGTGCATGAGCTGATCCTGCGTTTTCCGCAGGGCTACGACTCGCTGATCGGCAACGGCGGCGCCGGGTTGTCCGGCGGGCAGAAACAACGCATTGGCCTGGCGCGGGCGCTGTACGGCGATCCTGCTCTGGTGGTGTTGGATGAGCCCAACTCCAACCTCGACGATGCCGGCGAGAGGGCGCTCAACCAGGCGATCCAGTTCCTGCAGCAGCGCAACAAAACGGTGATCCTGATCACCCACCGCACCAACCTGCTGTCGATGACCAACAAGCTGTTGCTGCTGACCAACGGCGTGGTGAATGCGTTTGGTCCGACTCAGCAGGTGCTGACGGCGCTGGCTAATGCGCAAAAACAGCAGCAAGCCGCAGCGGCGGTCAGCGCACCGGTGAAAAACGAAGGCGACTTCGTAAAAACTCAAACTCATTAA
- a CDS encoding beta strand repeat-containing protein — MYGGKSDLEVLNSIYTSTYGKTAPDGYLADLLAHGSLESSITTVVNDLLNYNGFDAGTLASQSNYDSQLNTIMYPSYDVAGGAQGVSDVLALYYLVGIDPVSGTVNSLGSQINAGSLTFEQAASKFVNDRPALKSLTNDAFVKLVFTEAYGRAPTSTELNSYTSFLANGGDRGQMLVNVTNDLRGTVGANDQAAQQQFQHDTTPHAPGVIADLASQEQVASIFLAIPERNVDAQGLDDWSSYLNKDGHSLNSLTAKLITSAEFQKKGAALSGNDYIQHVFTAVHGVPATAAQLAQYAKLGSDKSLITTAIINDLRTSTATDAATVTQQHAFEYDIGTSLTYKTAATLSASAAGGNATGTVNTGSSHVLTNAETAVLVNAVLDANAATTVNLKFADHLANLTINGGSATTVNLSDNGVNTGVDVTVNNGNVILNASSGDDDVQVTSAANIAAGTAQFNLGNGNDNLQWAGNATNGVNVVSTNVRANGGNGVDTISANFITKQLTTTSTSGWLGTSYKTTVGTNAGQFSSFEKIDLGGYIGGTGATLNGSGVNVSSGHQFDFGVINGKATTDEIANAGSVTNVSASSTLGTQGFVLSSFADKVHVINVSGDNVAQLEVTGDATANSSIDFTFLKDATNKFNINFDAVSDSDVNAGSISLNSSSSAIFGTALSNVNINSSGTGDFSNVLNLAGSNSQVSNVNISGDHYLDLNIGSGYSSVRNIDASSNTAGVDITSNVAGSGQGIILNFLDLFPFNGITKAIAALFGFKSDDVHITGTAQDDVISAMGNSIVTGGAGADTFKLQSSTVDAGVTIKDFNTHQDTLVDQQSGLALTNNGAINGNNGTQVADYGYSSNDALQSILGGIITGGITSTINFFNAILGIKDQPLSHVGIVGSSAGSYVIVDNNGDGKLDNHDTLAFLQGVSHQDAANMYYNGSITTNGVQSHVTDIAHA, encoded by the coding sequence TTGTATGGCGGCAAAAGCGACCTGGAAGTGTTAAACAGCATCTACACGTCTACCTATGGCAAAACTGCGCCTGACGGTTACCTGGCCGATCTGCTGGCGCACGGGTCTTTAGAAAGCTCCATCACTACCGTGGTTAACGATCTGCTGAACTATAACGGTTTTGATGCAGGCACTCTGGCTTCTCAAAGCAACTACGATAGCCAGCTGAATACCATCATGTATCCGTCTTATGATGTTGCCGGCGGCGCGCAAGGCGTGTCTGACGTTCTGGCGCTGTATTATCTGGTCGGCATCGATCCGGTTTCAGGCACCGTGAATTCACTGGGCAGCCAAATCAACGCCGGTTCACTGACGTTTGAGCAGGCCGCCTCCAAATTCGTTAACGATCGTCCGGCGCTGAAATCGCTGACCAACGACGCTTTCGTTAAACTGGTGTTCACCGAAGCTTACGGCCGCGCGCCAACCAGCACCGAACTGAACAGCTACACTTCATTCCTGGCTAATGGCGGCGACCGCGGCCAGATGCTGGTGAATGTGACCAACGATCTGCGCGGCACCGTCGGCGCCAACGATCAGGCGGCTCAGCAGCAATTCCAGCATGACACCACCCCACACGCACCGGGTGTGATTGCCGATCTGGCGTCACAAGAGCAGGTTGCCTCAATCTTCCTGGCGATCCCTGAGCGTAACGTTGACGCGCAGGGCCTGGATGACTGGAGCAGCTACCTGAACAAGGATGGCCACTCGCTGAACTCGCTGACGGCCAAGCTGATCACTTCTGCAGAATTCCAGAAGAAAGGCGCAGCGCTGAGCGGCAACGACTATATCCAGCACGTGTTCACTGCGGTACACGGCGTGCCGGCAACCGCCGCACAGCTGGCGCAGTACGCCAAGCTGGGTTCTGATAAATCGCTGATTACCACTGCGATCATCAACGATCTGCGCACTTCCACGGCTACTGATGCCGCAACCGTGACGCAGCAGCATGCTTTCGAGTATGACATCGGCACCAGCCTGACCTACAAAACCGCGGCTACCCTGTCTGCTTCCGCAGCGGGCGGCAATGCGACCGGCACCGTCAACACCGGCAGCAGCCACGTGCTGACCAATGCGGAAACCGCCGTACTGGTTAATGCCGTGCTGGACGCCAACGCGGCCACTACCGTTAACCTGAAGTTCGCCGATCACTTGGCCAATCTGACCATCAACGGCGGCAGCGCGACCACCGTTAACCTGTCTGACAACGGCGTAAACACCGGTGTTGACGTAACCGTGAACAACGGCAACGTGATCCTCAACGCCAGCTCCGGCGACGATGACGTGCAGGTGACTTCCGCCGCCAACATCGCCGCAGGCACCGCGCAGTTCAATCTGGGCAACGGCAACGACAATCTGCAATGGGCCGGCAACGCGACCAACGGCGTTAACGTGGTCAGCACCAACGTGCGTGCCAACGGCGGCAACGGTGTAGACACCATTTCCGCTAACTTCATCACCAAGCAGTTGACCACCACGTCCACCTCCGGCTGGTTGGGTACGTCTTACAAAACGACTGTCGGCACCAACGCCGGTCAGTTCAGCAGCTTCGAGAAGATCGATCTGGGCGGCTACATCGGCGGCACCGGCGCGACCCTGAACGGCAGCGGCGTGAACGTGTCTAGCGGCCACCAGTTCGATTTCGGCGTGATCAACGGTAAAGCGACCACTGACGAAATCGCCAACGCCGGCTCGGTAACCAACGTTTCCGCCTCTTCGACGCTGGGCACCCAGGGCTTCGTCCTGTCCAGCTTCGCGGACAAGGTACACGTGATTAACGTTTCCGGCGACAACGTCGCTCAGCTGGAAGTGACCGGCGACGCAACGGCCAACAGCAGCATCGACTTCACCTTCCTGAAGGATGCGACCAATAAATTCAACATCAACTTCGATGCAGTCAGCGACAGCGATGTGAATGCCGGGTCCATCTCGTTGAACAGCAGCAGCAGCGCGATCTTCGGTACTGCGCTGTCTAACGTGAACATCAACTCCAGCGGTACCGGCGATTTCAGCAACGTGCTTAATCTGGCGGGCAGCAACAGCCAGGTGAGCAATGTGAACATCTCTGGCGACCACTACCTGGATCTGAACATCGGTTCCGGTTACTCCAGCGTGCGCAATATCGATGCATCCTCCAACACTGCCGGCGTTGACATCACTTCCAACGTGGCGGGCAGCGGCCAGGGCATCATTCTGAACTTCCTGGATCTGTTCCCGTTCAACGGCATCACCAAAGCGATTGCAGCCCTGTTCGGCTTCAAGAGCGATGACGTGCACATCACCGGCACCGCTCAGGACGACGTGATCAGCGCGATGGGCAACAGCATCGTTACCGGCGGCGCCGGCGCGGATACCTTCAAACTGCAAAGCAGCACCGTAGATGCAGGCGTGACCATCAAGGACTTCAACACGCATCAGGATACCCTGGTGGATCAGCAGTCTGGCCTGGCGCTGACCAACAATGGCGCGATCAACGGTAACAACGGCACCCAGGTGGCGGATTACGGTTACAGCTCCAACGACGCTCTCCAGAGCATTCTGGGTGGCATCATCACCGGCGGCATTACTTCAACCATCAATTTCTTCAACGCGATTCTGGGCATTAAAGACCAACCGCTGTCGCACGTCGGCATCGTCGGTTCAAGCGCAGGCAGCTATGTGATTGTTGATAACAACGGTGACGGCAAGCTGGATAACCATGACACCCTGGCGTTCCTGCAGGGCGTGAGCCACCAGGATGCGGCCAATATGTACTACAACGGCAGCATCACCACTAACGGCGTTCAGTCTCACGTGACTGATATCGCACACGCGTAA